GCCAACACGGGAATTTTGGTGCGGGCTATCACCCCAGAAGCCACGCTCCCGAGGAAAACACCCCTTAGCCCTGTGGCTCCCGTAGTGCCCATCACTACCATGTCGGCTTTTTCTTGCTCTACTGCCGCGCTGACCGACGAGGCGGGGAACCCGATGGTGCATTGGCTGCGCACTGGCACTTTTTTCAAGTCCTCGCGCTTGGCCTGTCGGCGCGTCCAGTTGCGGAGGTCGCGTTCTCGTTGTTTGAAATACTCGTCAATCCAGAAAGCACTGTACACATTGTTTTCCACGCCCTCGTTCGGGTAGACGACGTGAAGTGCCACAATTTCCGCCCCTGTGCGAGCAGCTATTTCAAGCGCGTATCGGTAGGCGTTGGTTGCACATTTGGAAAAATCGGTAGGAACAAGTATGGTCTTCATTATTTCGAATGTGAATTGTTTGCAATCAAAATCGGTAAACGCACATCAGGCGAAACGCCGGGATGTCAGTCTTGTTCGCGATAGTCCAATGGATCCACAAGGTCAAAGTGATGGCGCTGGCTGTCTTTGCCTTTCACGTTTTGTTCTTCGAGCGTGAGGTCGTCGGTCACACTGGTCACGAGCCATGTGTTGCCCGATTTGCGGAATACTTGCACATACAGCCCAAATTCCGACTCGAAGAGACGCTCCACTTGCCAAGTAGGCATCTCCGGCTCGATGTAGATATGCCCGCCTTCGTGCTTTTTTATCAGCTCGCCCGAAGGCATATTGCCGTCATCCACGATGAATTTGGCAGGGCTTCCCTTGTAGGCTTTGTGTGGTTTGCTGAAAAAAACAAGTTTCAGATATGGGAATGTGTTCGAGAATTCTTCCTGTATTTGGCCGATGGTTTTGTCTTTCAGTATTTCAATAATCATGACGCTCGAATTAAGTTTTGAAAATCAATTGTTTGCGTCACAAAATTGCATCTCGGTGCGTATTGAGCCAAATGACCACCATCAACCGGGTTTGTGACTTTGGTCACACTTTCCTCGACACAACCAAGCGGAAATTTGCCCGACCCGCAAAAATACCTCGCTTCGTTCTATTTTTGGCTTTTCAGGAGGATGCCTCACAAGTGATGTTTGTTTGACAGGATTGACAAGATTCGCGCCCTTTTTTCGGGTAAAAAAAACTGTAAGTTTTGTTAATCCTGTCGAAATTTAAACTTGTGAGACGGCCACGTTTTCACCTTAAAACAACATTGTTTTTTAACCACACTAACCCATGCCGTTATTCAAAAAAGGCTCCAAAGCCTTCAGCATTTTTTATTTGAAATGTCCGCGCTGTCACGAAGGCGAGACGTTCGAGACGGGCAGTTGGTCGTTTGTCAAGCCGATAGACATGCTCCAACGCTGCCCCCAATGCGACCTGAACTACTTCCCCGAACCCGGGTACTATTACGGCGCGATGTTCATCTCGTATATTTGGACGGGGTGGTTTTGCTTGTTGTTCATCGCTTTGTTCCATTGGTTGTTAGGTTGGAGCCAAATGGCTTCTTTTGGCCTGCTCATTGCTTTTTTGGCGAGCAACTTCATTTACATTTTTCGTATTTCGCGCTTGATGTGGCTCAATATCAACGTAAAATACGACCCGAGGGCGGTCGAGAAGTTTGGGAAAAAAGCATGACTCGAACGGAGCATTTCATCG
This genomic interval from Saprospiraceae bacterium contains the following:
- a CDS encoding universal stress protein; the protein is MKTILVPTDFSKCATNAYRYALEIAARTGAEIVALHVVYPNEGVENNVYSAFWIDEYFKQRERDLRNWTRRQAKREDLKKVPVRSQCTIGFPASSVSAAVEQEKADMVVMGTTGATGLRGVFLGSVASGVIARTKIPVLAVPQKGAFQEKSTVVFATDMRLRLDEKTIRLMRELPQMKQGKMHIVHVLDKPGEPDKGQEAAISQKLADIQHDFRYLHDRDVAQAIVNFVESTNADLLVAVAHEHSLMHRLFFDSMTRKLAQRVKVPMLALHDKS
- a CDS encoding DUF983 domain-containing protein gives rise to the protein MPLFKKGSKAFSIFYLKCPRCHEGETFETGSWSFVKPIDMLQRCPQCDLNYFPEPGYYYGAMFISYIWTGWFCLLFIALFHWLLGWSQMASFGLLIAFLASNFIYIFRISRLMWLNINVKYDPRAVEKFGKKA